DNA sequence from the Malus sylvestris chromosome 10, drMalSylv7.2, whole genome shotgun sequence genome:
gaccgttgaaatttgatccaacggttaaagttattataacttttaaagtgagcccttatttttaactgttagatcaaatttcaaaggtccAAATCTCCGAACTTAATAGATTAAGAAGAAGGAATCCAAAGATGATCCATTTCCATTGTGGAGTGTACACATGagattttctgtttgtttttggTCTTCACATGAATTTGGTGTGACTTAGTTCACGTTCCCCTTACACCATATCAACTGAAGTTTTACAATTAAATGTAGTTGCGAGTGTTTTGTTTGGATATGGAACGAACTGTGGAAAACAAACTAGATAATGTGTAGATATATCATTGTATCTAATAAAATGCATTGACGTCTGGTTAGGTATAACAAATTCTTGTAAgaataatacaaaaataacaAGTTTCGGATTAACTTGCTAACAAATTAGATCATTATCGGGTAACTCGTCAAAAACTCTATTTCTACTGAGTGCAAGAAAGAAAATGGCAATCTCTTCTCTAATTGCCCGTCACTCTCAAGATATGCTAGCAAATATTGCTAATTGCCCCTCACTCTCACAATATGCAAAAGCTTGAGGACCTTAAAAGTGGAAAGGTGGAAAGTTGCTAATTGCTCCTTTTCTGATCCAAAGAGGCTTGAAGCCCACCCTAGATGGGCTCAACAAATTTACCCATTCACATCATTCGAAATCGAATGGGCTTCAAATGCAGAAATCAATGACCCAACTCTAGAAAATGGGCTTGGAGGACGATATCCATGATCAACAATTCCACGGACATTGTTACAATTAAATGCTATCCGTGTCAACTCAACTGGAAGCGTTTTTGCTGGGGAAGCATGTTAGCTGTTTCTTAGAGGCACttgattttattagaactatcCACATGTttctaataaaattatatatagggAAATTTCCTTGAAAGTGTTTCGAATTAAATCAGTTTCAAATGATTGAAGGAATGACATTGACTGGTATTtgatagtttcgggattgatcaagtatggtacaaataaacTCTAAAACTTTGACCAACTATGATACTTTTTGTATAATAGTTATGATTTATGAGTACAGTTGCATTTACGATATTTATCAATAAATGAAGTTTATTAATACTCGACTTAACTATTTAAAACAATACTTAAGTGCACTCTCGGAAAATTTTGAATACAACGAACATGTCACCGTGTATTACAATTATGCGTGTTATAATACTTCTATAGCTTATTAATTTTCTTACAAATATAATTAACAAATAACAATGTAAATGCAACATTGCCCAATACCTAGAGACTCTGTCTCACCTTTGCTTCACAatagaagaaacaaaaatttcCAAATAGGCACCTTTCATGCATGGGATTTCTTTTTactttatcttcattttttttatcctttCAGAGTTGAGAAGCCTCACAAAAACATTCAGTCTTCCCCTGATTATCATTGTGTGATTCACCATCGGAAGGAGAACTATGGCTAATTAATTTgtgagaaaattgtagcaatggtccctcaactttaactcaattagagcaatggtccctcaaccttaacccaattggagcaatggtcccttaacaaaaaaatccatgaccattggtcccttaaATCATCCAAATATCCAGCTATGGTCCTTTCTGTCAACTCcattagaattttgtcaaaatgagtcatgttggaatgaccattgctacagtTAGGTTAAAGGTAagagaccattgctccaattaggTTTAAATTGAAGGACTATTtctacaattgagttaaagttgagagaccattgctccaattgggttaagtTGAGAGACAATTTCTCAAATTGGGCGGAAATTTAGGGACCCTTCCTACATTTTTTTCTCATTTAGTTTTCCATATTTGTCCTTTGATTCAGCCTCACATGCATGAcacgtgactcattttgatagaagttctaacgaagttgacgaaaatgaccataactgcacgttttgatgagttaagggaccaatggtcacaaatttttagttaagagaccattactccaattagGTTAACATTCATgtaccattactacaatttcctCTTAACTTGCATAACGGTCACTTCTCAAATAATATAAAGTGTGAAACCACAAGTTCCAAAAGATCCCAAATATGGAGCAAGCACGTTTACCTTTCAATGGATATATATGGGAAAATGTAAAATGTAAaatctaaaaataaaattaaaaaaatctatCTTACTAATGTTTGTTGATGAGAGTACATCTTTGAAGAATGCAAAGAACGGGGGCTGTAGTACTCGTACGTCGTTAatttcaaaaccctaatcaGTCAAACTGTAGTACAGATCAAAACTGCACGTTCGCATGTCGATATCCATTATAAAAATCAATATTTCTCAGATATCCCTTTCGATATGGATCGGCATTCGGCAGCATGTCTTCAGCTGAAGAGTATaaattctaaatatatatacacaagaAGACTCCACGAGTTACAAGAAAAAGGAGTTCAAAAATCTGATAAGATGAAGAAATTCATGGTTGATATTTCACGAATTGGCTAGGGTTTCTTATAAAACGATGATTTTTTTCCCCATTAAATATAAAGAGGAGAATTGAAATTCGTGTACATGAAGAAAACAGATCAGTTCTAACTTTTGATCAATGCGATAACGTACACATGTGTATGACTTAAGACATATGTATCAacaaagagaaatgctaatgtGACACttttaaaaatgtcatttttatAGAGATTCTATGTGCTCACATTTTTAGCATAATGTTTATAATATTAAGTACGAAAATTAACACTAAATTATGAGGTGAGTCATACTTTAAAAAAGAACCATTAgcatttttcatttaaaaaataaatttgtaatgcAATAACTGCgaataaattaacaatatcatGTGTAAATGTGATAAATAACATCGAACTATTTTTCAATAAGTTGAGGCAAGGTGTTTTTGGCCATATGCATGCACGTGAATATCATAAAAGACAGCACTTCCTATCCACCGCCATGAACATGGCATGAAGACGAAAGCCATCGATCCAGAGAGTCCATATCCATAAAAACTAAAAGATCCCTTCGTACGGTGGATGAGGTACGGATGCGGGCCACGATGCTCCACGTTTGCTATTTTACTATaattttttcaactttttttttactatttataAATAACCAAATTAGAAATTCACATGATTGATTGGGATCTGGATTCAAAATTCAATGGCAGTGACGTGATGTCAAACAACTTGCACAGAAAGTCAACAACGTATCCAATTGAAAATTAGCAGCCCACAAGCCACGAAACTACTCAACTTCAACCAACATACATCGAACgttgtcttctttttttctttataattttttatgaatttgaCCTCATTTTTTCTAAATTATTCACGACTCATTTAATTTAACACACAACGTAGTTGCCTGGTAGTCTCTTCCAAGTCCATGGTTTTTTCTTACGTGTCAAATAAAATGGCCGATTTGGTTGACTGCGGCCTCACCCTCACACATAGTATCAGAATATTCCGCtttattctttctctctctattatcttCTGGTTTTTACTTAGGGTTTTCTTCTAAACAACGAGTTCTGTCTGTATCGtcaatgttgttttaattgaacATAATCATCATGTATTAGATTAGAAGGAAATCAACTAATAATATATGAAAGATTAAACATGTAGTAGTGCACTGATTGGAATAGTAAATACATTTAACCAaacctttttcctttttgtatGTGTATATTTactgaaaattttgaatcaaattattcaaaacaaaacacaaatgaaaaagaaagaaagaatgaagTTGGGTTCGATCTAAACCCTccccaacaaaacaaaaacaaaaaaaaacaaaaaaaaaaacaaaatgtatcGACAGGTTACCAACTTTCTTTAAagccaaaaaataaattaacaaaaacaataGATGCCACATTTCTAATTAATTTCCCGGGAAACCACTaatcttgttgttgttgttggcacCGCTGCTGTTGTTGGACATGGGGGAGGCGctgttggtggtggtgttgcTCGGATGAGCTCCTCCGCCAATGATCGAGGTTATAGCGGCCGCGAGAGCAGCAGTGAAGCTCGGATCAGCCGTGATGGCACTCACTGTGTCAGCAAAGGAGGAAGACTGCGTTTGCTGCATTTGTTGTTGTGAACTAGTAGACCCCATTGTATCCTGGGACAGCTGAAGTCCTGAAAATTTAGACTGGTTGTAAAGGGCTTGCCCAAAAACTTGAGGCAGTTGATGTGAAGCTGCCCCAAAACTCGGGGGTTGCCCTGGGAAATTAGGGACTTGAAATGGGGTGTTTGGTCTTTGGACTTGTGATGGCGATGTGGTAAGGTCCAATGTAACAGTTGGAAATGGAGCTGAGGCTGAGATTGTGGCAACACTTGATGAGCATGGAAGAATTGCTCTGGCTAGCAAATTATTAGGGTTCATATTCATCCCGTCCGCACTTGACATGGACCCCGAAAGCAACATGCTGGCAGCTGCCGTGGTGGTTGATGCCATGGCCATTGCAGCGGGGGGCAGTGGGTGATTGTGATTGCCTTCATATGTTGTGATCAGTATGGTTCTGTCCTCCGCACAACGTTGTACCTATCAAAATAGTAACACATACATATTAGTACTTTCATAAGTGATATGTTATCGATATATTTTTAACATACTAAACCAATAGAGAATGAACGTTTTGCACAGAAAATTTCTGCAAATGTATACGTACTTGTTTGCGAACAGGACAGCCTACAGCCATGGTGCACCTATAATATGCACGAGGACATGGGTTCCCTTTTGCCATCTTCTGTCCATACTTTCTCCATTGACACCCATCAGTAATCTGTgattaatcaaaatttaattagtTTCATGAAACTTGAGATTGATAATTGAGTTATTAAACTACTaagtttattatttatttattcagcATGAGCGAAGGATGACTGCTTTGAAGTGTTACTAATGAAAGTTAAAATCAATTAGATTAATTACCATGGGGGCTTCTGATCTGGCTCGAACGGAGACGCGGGCTTTCCTCATGGTAGCCTCGGTTGATTGATCAATTGGCTTAGGAGCCGCAGAATTGTTGAGCTTGGGGACCTTGTCGGGCACCCATCCTTCTGATTCAGATTCAGGACTCTCATCCCTGCCAACTCTTTTCCCGTCACGGAAAGTATTAGAGTTTGCCGGATCCAACGGACCAATCTGACCGTTTTTCGGTGATGCAACTTCACTGATGTTTTGAGGTGGTGAAGCTGATCCGGTTCTCGCTTCCGATGAACTATTGGAAACTTGGTCATCAGTCGCCTCGGCTGTGGCTCTCGGACCCAAATTTAGAAATTGTCTTGGCACCAACCCTTGTTTCTTACCTTGATCAGCCTTTGCCTCAGCATTCTGATAAGAATTTACCAAAAAAGAGTCAATATATTAGATAATACTAAAGCCATGAATTAAACTAGTTGGCTAGGCAGTTTATCTTTCTGTAAATTAGGGTAGTTTAAATTCTTGTCATCTTATAAATATGATTGCAATGATTACGGATATGAACGAATTACCTGATCATGATGTAATTGTGAGCTCTGATCAGCTGGAGCTGCAGTAGTGTGATTATGTTGTTGTTGTACAACTGCAGCAAGATGCATCTGTAATGCACTGTAGTTGTTGGTCACTTGACCTAGCATCTCTTTCAGCCTCTGGTTTTCAGCATTCATACGTTGGAGCTCCACTTGCAACTGTGCCAGCTGATCATCATATTTCAAGTCAATTACGTATATGTTACACTTTTTTATGATAATGCGTAAATAACTTAAAATACCGTCACAGCGATTGATCACATCAGATGTTCATATAATTCTAAAGTCTTACCTCATGATTCTTTGCTCTTTTGTCATCCGCACGATCAGAAGAAGTCCCATCATCAACCATCGACTGATCACTTCCGGTGTTCGCAGTAACAAGGTGCAATCCAGTCTACATATTATTTAGAtccaagaaagaaaaataagtaccactaaaaatcaatcaccaaaaaataaagaataaaataaagaaataaaaaggggtGCTTACATTAACATCCAAACGAGTCCAATTCTCCTTCTTGACACTCATTGCATCATTGGATCTCGAATCCTGATGATGATCATCAGTACTATTGCTTTTGAGCTTGTTCTTACGATCAGAAAAGAAGTCCACCTCATCCACAACCATCCGATCGTTGTCATTGGACGGCTGTGATGCAGTCTGCTCTTCCCGGCTGCCAAGTTTGACAGGGAATTCCATTCCCGAAAACATCCTTTCCCCACTAAAAAAACTGCTTCTCTTGTTGTTATTGTGGTTGTGGTCGAGCTTAACCGCCGCGGTGGGCGGCTTGTTGAGGAGGAAGCCGCAGGAGTCAGAATCAAGGGTGAGCCCCCATCCTTTGTCCATAAATTAATGTTTTGCCGATATGAACAAGTGGTAATTAAGAGAGAGATTAAGAAAATGAAGGAGGAgggttttgagagagagagagagagagaaagagagagagagatgaggggtGTGTGTGGGTGGTGCAGTCTCTGAAGTCTTTTACCGGTGCAATGTGATCGCCTATAAAAAGGGTATGGACGTAGACCAAACTTAGAACAACTAGATTGGATTTGTGAGAAATTCATGggattattcttttttttttttactttaattttcaTCGCTTGCGTCAGATGGTGCGTCAGTCTGCCATCTGTCAACGCCAAGCCACCTCGTTTTAATTTTTGACGCAACCCAAATAAACAAAGAGTCACAGTGCGATGGAGAAAGGTTTTAGTACGACGGTCATACTGTAAGTATTGTTATTATGTTAATGTTTAGGTGGTGTTattcttaaattaatttttacattttacgtatttatgttaattatttacttttaatttgtttatatttGAAGGTCGAAATTGAGAGCTATGTGAAAGGTGTAAATGGGTGTGGGGATAAAACCATACTAAAATTTATACTTGTATCTTGTGTTACTAATTTACTTTGTGTTGTGgtaataaatacaaaaataaagccTCTTGTATGTCTTTTCTTTAGTTCATATTTGAGATCTCAATCGATTCTATTTAGAAATGTATATAGTTAGTTGAACACAAATTTTATCTGAACGACATGTTAGATATATCACTTGAAACAGTATGAGTGAATTAAAATAATGTCTGCCAATACGAGAATTATAtcaaatttatttataaaaatacgTTAATTAATAATATCACGTAACTAATATACCGAAACATTGCTATATGTGGACGTGTGTAGAAAGGCAAGATGGTGTTTTAATTGGACGAGGTTTCGTCCACATTTCGTCAGGAAAGAGTTCGACTCATTCCcataaatcaaaagaaaaagtaaaaacacAACGGAAGGGAGGAAAAAAGAGATGAATAGCACCGCCCCGAGCTGTGCGGCGCCTTCCACGTGACGAAATAAGAAAAAAGGCCAAATGGGGCCCATCTAGCCCAAGCCAAGTCAATGAGTTTGACGGCccgcctctctctctttcttgctGTGACTGATGACCGGGAGAAGCAGTGACTTAGTCTCCCCTCACCTCCCCCCACCTACCATGACATTTTCCTCCACGTATCAGATCTGTCCGGGAACTATGTTGACTGTTTACCTGTGGGACCGGGTCACTTGCTTagactttattttgtttttttctttcgattATTATCGATTGTAATTACTACTACATTAATATATTTAGGGGCCAGATTAGTGGcactattttatttatacaaTTTTTGACACATATTTTGTCAAATTCATTTCGTAATGTAGTTTAACAAGTCGAATCGTTTATGTTTTAGTTCTTCCTTCAAATATCATCAtatctaccaaaaaaaaaatccaaatataAAGTCATAGGATCAATAGATTAAGAATTTAGGTTTATTTATAAAACCGTATTTGTTCATTGTCTTCATTGCAATTGAAAGTCTTGATAGTTTTAAATTCATCTAATTTTTTATAAGGATGCTCTATGAATAATGTTCTAAATGTAGACGGTTCAAATCATTAAAATGCATTACGAAGTGTGTAGAAAAATGTATGTCATGGATCCGCTCCATATTAATTAAGTTGAATAAATCTTGAATTTCCCATTGGTTGTCTGATAattccatatattttgtcttCCTCCCTTGGATTCTTCTCTGGCTTACGCAGATAATACCTGAATTTTTGACTGTAAAAATCAGAGTTTTACTTGGCAGTACATGACCTTTTATTCAAAGTCCACACATTTGATTTTCATTTGAAATCTCGATAAATTAATGGATGGATCTTAGCATACGGCGATTATTAAAATTATCAAGTGATTGAATAAGACTTGAAGATTAGTACCTAATTCATATCTTATTGTCACTTAGATCAAGACTTATTAAAAATCAAAAGCTTGTATAAGCTAACTACATTTACTTGAGAATGAATGTAATGTCTCTTGGAGAATTCGTGATACAATTGCAAATATTAAATGGTTGGCGGCTTCTTCTTTTTAGTGCTTAACTTGGAAGCATACGACTAACTTTGGTCTTAATCCTCCAAATATGTTTATTTGGGATTGAAACTCCCTGCTAAGACCATTACGGCTCACTTATGTCATTGTAACGATTTAGGATGTTCGCGAAGTTTCTCTTtttaatgcattttttttcagcaaaaaaaaaaaagtatccaacaagtctCTTTCAATttattaacaaatacaaaataaaagttatctattttctgtcatTGTGAGAATCGCGACCGAGTTAGGCAACCTAGGCGGGCGCATAAGTAAGTCTAAACgttgtttcttattttttaaacatCTAAAGATTAATCGTGAAGGTAACCAACCGCCAAACGTCTAAGCATGACTTTTTAAAACAGTGAtctattattatatatatttttttgagtCGAAAAAACATACTGTTGATTATTTTGCGTGCACCGAATCCCTTTACTTTGTCTTTGGTGTACCAAATTTCAAATTCTTGTGACGTTCTTGTTCTGTTGCTTTAATTCTAATAAATGCTTCCTTTGAAAGGATGGCTGAGGTTTCTGCATCGACCGTGTACCCAACAAAGAAAAACCAACGCTCGACCAGCTTCCTTTCGTTTACCTTGACTCTGTTATCAATTgagttttcttttgaaaaagaaaCTTCAACATCCGAACTTTTTGAACCTCCTTTTTGGCTTTAGCATGCAGAAAAGTGTTGGTGGTCTTCgctaaaatattttttcttgGCACATTTGATCATCCAAAGACTTCCCATGCACTTTCACTGTTACCCTGCATTAATGGATATTACCGtttgattattttaataatagtgctattcacatacttctttttatttctgacacattatttattaatttttatcatttgatcattttaattcatttaatttgacgattgaaaattaaaagatatgcatgaaagataaaaatgggtgtgtaaaaataaaaatatgtgtgTAAATAACTGGTAACACtaccttattttatttatatttaattactaGTTGTAACATTTTTCAGTTTAAATTCTAGACGTAGATTAAATTAGTCGGCAAGAATAAGGTGCACCAAATCTTAAAATCCTTCGTAGAACAGAGTACTTAAAATATCTTTTGCAAAAAAAATTTGTCTCATTTTTTCTCTGAGTCTGCCTAACTCATGGGTGGACAAATTAAGAATCCATATGGAGTCGTGGAGAATTGCTCTTTAATTGGCTTGCATGCATGGGCAGCTAGGTTTGTCTTATTGAGAAACTGGAGGGATTGACCACAGAGAAAGGCGGAGA
Encoded proteins:
- the LOC126586919 gene encoding probable WRKY transcription factor 31 — translated: MDKGWGLTLDSDSCGFLLNKPPTAAVKLDHNHNNNKRSSFFSGERMFSGMEFPVKLGSREEQTASQPSNDNDRMVVDEVDFFSDRKNKLKSNSTDDHHQDSRSNDAMSVKKENWTRLDVNTGLHLVTANTGSDQSMVDDGTSSDRADDKRAKNHELAQLQVELQRMNAENQRLKEMLGQVTNNYSALQMHLAAVVQQQHNHTTAAPADQSSQLHHDQNAEAKADQGKKQGLVPRQFLNLGPRATAEATDDQVSNSSSEARTGSASPPQNISEVASPKNGQIGPLDPANSNTFRDGKRVGRDESPESESEGWVPDKVPKLNNSAAPKPIDQSTEATMRKARVSVRARSEAPMITDGCQWRKYGQKMAKGNPCPRAYYRCTMAVGCPVRKQVQRCAEDRTILITTYEGNHNHPLPPAAMAMASTTTAAASMLLSGSMSSADGMNMNPNNLLARAILPCSSSVATISASAPFPTVTLDLTTSPSQVQRPNTPFQVPNFPGQPPSFGAASHQLPQVFGQALYNQSKFSGLQLSQDTMGSTSSQQQMQQTQSSSFADTVSAITADPSFTAALAAAITSIIGGGAHPSNTTTNSASPMSNNSSGANNNNKISGFPGN